A single window of Liolophura sinensis isolate JHLJ2023 chromosome 6, CUHK_Ljap_v2, whole genome shotgun sequence DNA harbors:
- the LOC135468460 gene encoding RAC-gamma serine/threonine-protein kinase-like isoform X3, producing the protein MMMEIDEPNELHPPQPVAMNADGQMPVVKEGYLLKRGEHIRNWRKRYFILRKDGSFFGFRAKPDQRLADPLNNFTVKGCQLMKQEKPKPNTFVIRGLQWTTVVERMFSVDSTEEREEWIAAIKSVAENLEIIQDQDYQFNPEKLSKKKSLEDFEYLKVLGKGTFGKVIMCREKSTGSLYAIKILKKAVIIQKDEVAHTLTESRVLQTTRHPFLTQLKYSFQTADRLCFVMEYVNGGELFFHLSRERVFSEDRTRFYGAEIISALGYLHENNVIYRDLKLENLLLDKDGHIKIADFGLCKEEMFFGASTKTFCGTPEYLAPEVLDDNDYGRAVDWWGTGVVMYEMMCGRLPFYNRDHEVLFELILLSEIKFPRTLSSDAKSMLSGLLDKDPKLRLGGGESDVKEIMSHPFFSCINWTDLYDKKIPPPFKPQVTSETDTRYFDQMFTGEPVELTPPDQHHPLEVIDEGMETNLPHFEQFSYHGSSKCLAGTSQASYDSTWSMTSVPEAVEDDS; encoded by the exons ATGATGATGGAGATTGATGAACCAAATG AATTGCACCCTCCTCAGCCTGTGGCCATGAATGCGGATGGCCAGATGCCCGTGGTTAAGGAGGGCTATTTATTAAAAAggg GAGAGCACATTCGGAATTGGAGGAAGCGCTACTTTATTCTCCGAAAAGATGGTTCCTTTTTTGGCTTCAGAGCTAAGCCAGACCAAAGACTAGCAGACCCATTGaataattttacagtgaaaG gATGTCAGCTTATGAAGCAGGAGAAGCCGAAGCCAAATACATTTGTAATCAGAGGTTTACAATGGACAACTGTTGTAGAACGTATGTTTAGTGTGGACTCCACAGAAGAAAG GGAAGAATGGATAGCAGCAATCAAATCAGTAGCAGAAAATTTAGAAATAATCCAAGATCAGGATTACCAATTCAATCCAGAGAAATTATCCAAGAAGAAG AGCCTGGAGgattttgaatatttaaaaGTGCTAGGAAAAGGAACATTTGGCAAAGTGATCATGTGCCGAGAGAAGTCCACGGGAAGCTTATACGCCATCAAAATCCTGAAAAAAGCTGTTATCATACAGAAG GATGAAGTAGCCCACACACTAACAGAAAGTAGAGTTTTACAAACAACAAGGCATCCATTTTTAACA CAACTGAAGTATTCATTCCAAACAGCTGACCGCCTTTGCTTTGTCATGGAATATGTCAATGGTGGAGAATTGTTTTTCCATTTGTCCCGGGAAAGGGTATTCTCTGAGGATAGGACTCGATTCTATGGAGCAGAAATCATCTCAGCCTTAGGCTATCTGCATGAAAATAATGTTATATACAGAGATCTTAAG cTGGAAAATTTATTACTTGACAAAGATGGGCACATTAAGATAGCTGATTTTGGACTGTGTAAGGAAGAGATGTTCTTTGGGGCCAGCACAAAGACATTTTGTGGTACACCTGAGTATCTGGCACCAGAG GTTCTTGACGACAATGACTACGGGAGAGCTGTGGACTGGTGGGGGACTGGGGTGGTCATGTACGAGATGATGTGTGGCCGACTGCCATTCTACAACAGAGACCATGAGGTTCTGTTTGAGCTCATTCTATTGTCAGAAATCAAATTCCCTCGCACACTCTCATCTGATGCCAAATCTATGTTAAGTGGCCTTTTGGACAAAGATCCCAAACTAAG GTTAGGAGGAGGGGAGAGTGATGTCAAAGAAATTATGTCTCATCCATTCTTTTCCTGCATTAACTGGACAGATCTTTATGATAAGAAG ATACCGCCTCCGTTCAAGCCCCAGGTCACCTCGGAGACTGACACTCGCTACTTCGACCAAATGTTCACCGGTGAGCCGGTCGAGTTGACGCCACCGGATCAGCACCACCCCTTGGAAGTTATCGACGAAGGCATGGAGACAAATCTGCCACACTTCGAACAGTTCTCGTACCACGGCAGCTCAAAATGTCTAGCGGGAACGTCTCAGGCCAGCTATGACTCCACCTGGTCCATGACTAGTGTACCGGAAGCCGTAGAGGATGATAGCTAA
- the LOC135468460 gene encoding RAC-gamma serine/threonine-protein kinase-like isoform X1, with translation MIFRRPRLFSSDRFKTSTCEVSELHPPQPVAMNADGQMPVVKEGYLLKRGEHIRNWRKRYFILRKDGSFFGFRAKPDQRLADPLNNFTVKGCQLMKQEKPKPNTFVIRGLQWTTVVERMFSVDSTEEREEWIAAIKSVAENLEIIQDQDYQFNPEKLSKKKSLEDFEYLKVLGKGTFGKVIMCREKSTGSLYAIKILKKAVIIQKDEVAHTLTESRVLQTTRHPFLTQLKYSFQTADRLCFVMEYVNGGELFFHLSRERVFSEDRTRFYGAEIISALGYLHENNVIYRDLKLENLLLDKDGHIKIADFGLCKEEMFFGASTKTFCGTPEYLAPEVLDDNDYGRAVDWWGTGVVMYEMMCGRLPFYNRDHEVLFELILLSEIKFPRTLSSDAKSMLSGLLDKDPKLRLGGGESDVKEIMSHPFFSCINWTDLYDKKIPPPFKPQVTSETDTRYFDQMFTGEPVELTPPDQHHPLEVIDEGMETNLPHFEQFSYHGSSKCLAGTSQASYDSTWSMTSVPEAVEDDS, from the exons ATGATTTTTCGCAGACCTCGCCTGTTTTCTAGCGATCGTTTTAAGACTTCAACATGCGAAGTATCAG AATTGCACCCTCCTCAGCCTGTGGCCATGAATGCGGATGGCCAGATGCCCGTGGTTAAGGAGGGCTATTTATTAAAAAggg GAGAGCACATTCGGAATTGGAGGAAGCGCTACTTTATTCTCCGAAAAGATGGTTCCTTTTTTGGCTTCAGAGCTAAGCCAGACCAAAGACTAGCAGACCCATTGaataattttacagtgaaaG gATGTCAGCTTATGAAGCAGGAGAAGCCGAAGCCAAATACATTTGTAATCAGAGGTTTACAATGGACAACTGTTGTAGAACGTATGTTTAGTGTGGACTCCACAGAAGAAAG GGAAGAATGGATAGCAGCAATCAAATCAGTAGCAGAAAATTTAGAAATAATCCAAGATCAGGATTACCAATTCAATCCAGAGAAATTATCCAAGAAGAAG AGCCTGGAGgattttgaatatttaaaaGTGCTAGGAAAAGGAACATTTGGCAAAGTGATCATGTGCCGAGAGAAGTCCACGGGAAGCTTATACGCCATCAAAATCCTGAAAAAAGCTGTTATCATACAGAAG GATGAAGTAGCCCACACACTAACAGAAAGTAGAGTTTTACAAACAACAAGGCATCCATTTTTAACA CAACTGAAGTATTCATTCCAAACAGCTGACCGCCTTTGCTTTGTCATGGAATATGTCAATGGTGGAGAATTGTTTTTCCATTTGTCCCGGGAAAGGGTATTCTCTGAGGATAGGACTCGATTCTATGGAGCAGAAATCATCTCAGCCTTAGGCTATCTGCATGAAAATAATGTTATATACAGAGATCTTAAG cTGGAAAATTTATTACTTGACAAAGATGGGCACATTAAGATAGCTGATTTTGGACTGTGTAAGGAAGAGATGTTCTTTGGGGCCAGCACAAAGACATTTTGTGGTACACCTGAGTATCTGGCACCAGAG GTTCTTGACGACAATGACTACGGGAGAGCTGTGGACTGGTGGGGGACTGGGGTGGTCATGTACGAGATGATGTGTGGCCGACTGCCATTCTACAACAGAGACCATGAGGTTCTGTTTGAGCTCATTCTATTGTCAGAAATCAAATTCCCTCGCACACTCTCATCTGATGCCAAATCTATGTTAAGTGGCCTTTTGGACAAAGATCCCAAACTAAG GTTAGGAGGAGGGGAGAGTGATGTCAAAGAAATTATGTCTCATCCATTCTTTTCCTGCATTAACTGGACAGATCTTTATGATAAGAAG ATACCGCCTCCGTTCAAGCCCCAGGTCACCTCGGAGACTGACACTCGCTACTTCGACCAAATGTTCACCGGTGAGCCGGTCGAGTTGACGCCACCGGATCAGCACCACCCCTTGGAAGTTATCGACGAAGGCATGGAGACAAATCTGCCACACTTCGAACAGTTCTCGTACCACGGCAGCTCAAAATGTCTAGCGGGAACGTCTCAGGCCAGCTATGACTCCACCTGGTCCATGACTAGTGTACCGGAAGCCGTAGAGGATGATAGCTAA
- the LOC135468460 gene encoding RAC-gamma serine/threonine-protein kinase-like isoform X4: protein MNADGQMPVVKEGYLLKRGEHIRNWRKRYFILRKDGSFFGFRAKPDQRLADPLNNFTVKGCQLMKQEKPKPNTFVIRGLQWTTVVERMFSVDSTEEREEWIAAIKSVAENLEIIQDQDYQFNPEKLSKKKSLEDFEYLKVLGKGTFGKVIMCREKSTGSLYAIKILKKAVIIQKDEVAHTLTESRVLQTTRHPFLTQLKYSFQTADRLCFVMEYVNGGELFFHLSRERVFSEDRTRFYGAEIISALGYLHENNVIYRDLKLENLLLDKDGHIKIADFGLCKEEMFFGASTKTFCGTPEYLAPEVLDDNDYGRAVDWWGTGVVMYEMMCGRLPFYNRDHEVLFELILLSEIKFPRTLSSDAKSMLSGLLDKDPKLRLGGGESDVKEIMSHPFFSCINWTDLYDKKIPPPFKPQVTSETDTRYFDQMFTGEPVELTPPDQHHPLEVIDEGMETNLPHFEQFSYHGSSKCLAGTSQASYDSTWSMTSVPEAVEDDS, encoded by the exons ATGAATGCGGATGGCCAGATGCCCGTGGTTAAGGAGGGCTATTTATTAAAAAggg GAGAGCACATTCGGAATTGGAGGAAGCGCTACTTTATTCTCCGAAAAGATGGTTCCTTTTTTGGCTTCAGAGCTAAGCCAGACCAAAGACTAGCAGACCCATTGaataattttacagtgaaaG gATGTCAGCTTATGAAGCAGGAGAAGCCGAAGCCAAATACATTTGTAATCAGAGGTTTACAATGGACAACTGTTGTAGAACGTATGTTTAGTGTGGACTCCACAGAAGAAAG GGAAGAATGGATAGCAGCAATCAAATCAGTAGCAGAAAATTTAGAAATAATCCAAGATCAGGATTACCAATTCAATCCAGAGAAATTATCCAAGAAGAAG AGCCTGGAGgattttgaatatttaaaaGTGCTAGGAAAAGGAACATTTGGCAAAGTGATCATGTGCCGAGAGAAGTCCACGGGAAGCTTATACGCCATCAAAATCCTGAAAAAAGCTGTTATCATACAGAAG GATGAAGTAGCCCACACACTAACAGAAAGTAGAGTTTTACAAACAACAAGGCATCCATTTTTAACA CAACTGAAGTATTCATTCCAAACAGCTGACCGCCTTTGCTTTGTCATGGAATATGTCAATGGTGGAGAATTGTTTTTCCATTTGTCCCGGGAAAGGGTATTCTCTGAGGATAGGACTCGATTCTATGGAGCAGAAATCATCTCAGCCTTAGGCTATCTGCATGAAAATAATGTTATATACAGAGATCTTAAG cTGGAAAATTTATTACTTGACAAAGATGGGCACATTAAGATAGCTGATTTTGGACTGTGTAAGGAAGAGATGTTCTTTGGGGCCAGCACAAAGACATTTTGTGGTACACCTGAGTATCTGGCACCAGAG GTTCTTGACGACAATGACTACGGGAGAGCTGTGGACTGGTGGGGGACTGGGGTGGTCATGTACGAGATGATGTGTGGCCGACTGCCATTCTACAACAGAGACCATGAGGTTCTGTTTGAGCTCATTCTATTGTCAGAAATCAAATTCCCTCGCACACTCTCATCTGATGCCAAATCTATGTTAAGTGGCCTTTTGGACAAAGATCCCAAACTAAG GTTAGGAGGAGGGGAGAGTGATGTCAAAGAAATTATGTCTCATCCATTCTTTTCCTGCATTAACTGGACAGATCTTTATGATAAGAAG ATACCGCCTCCGTTCAAGCCCCAGGTCACCTCGGAGACTGACACTCGCTACTTCGACCAAATGTTCACCGGTGAGCCGGTCGAGTTGACGCCACCGGATCAGCACCACCCCTTGGAAGTTATCGACGAAGGCATGGAGACAAATCTGCCACACTTCGAACAGTTCTCGTACCACGGCAGCTCAAAATGTCTAGCGGGAACGTCTCAGGCCAGCTATGACTCCACCTGGTCCATGACTAGTGTACCGGAAGCCGTAGAGGATGATAGCTAA